CAGTCACAAAACCGAAGCATTGTTGGACATTATATAAAGTCGCCAACCAACAATAATCAGGAGAAGTTGTAGCGGTACAATCTTTAACTAAAACACAGTCATATCCTAAAAAGTTGGCGTCACATAATGTGGTCAAGACACATTGGTCAGCGTTGACACCAGCAAAAAAAAGTGTTGTTCTTCCCAGGTTCCGCAAGATACTATCTAAGGGAGTATCCCAGAAGCCGCTCATGCGGTATTTATCGACGTGAATATCTGTCGGTAGGTGTTCAAGTTCATCCACCACGGAAGCTCCCCAACTACCCGCAGTCAGTACCTTAGCGCCGTTGCTAGGAAGGGGATCGCCCAAACCTACATCATCACCTGTGGGGTTGTAGACGTGATGTAAACCGGCACTAATATTCAGTAAGTCGGGACGATTTCCCCAATTTACCCAAATTACAGGTACACCGAGGGCGCGAAGTTCTGGAAGTAAGCTGTTTAAAGGTTCAATGGGCTGACGGGCCCCAGTCACATCCACACCGATATGCGCTAACCAACCATCGGGATGACAGAAGTCATTTTGCATATCAATGACAATGATAGCGGTTTTTGCCAAGTCTAGGCGCAGGGTTTTACTATCTGTTGTTAAAATAACGGGTTGTGGGTTCTGGGGGGGACGAGTTATGTCTGCGTACGCTTGATTCACAGTCCAAGCATTTGGTGGAAGTCCCAATGTCCGAAAAGACTGACTCATAAACTACAATACCTAACACCATTTTTTACTTTGTAACTTGATTTCAAGTTACATGTTCAATTCCTTAATTAAGGTTAAATATTGTGAATTTCACTATCCAGCATGTTTTAATTGCTTCCCATGAGGGTTACAATACCGTCGATGTCCAGGTTGTAGACCGTAAAATTGCCGCAATTGCACCGAATTTAGATGTTATCGGCATTGCCATTGATGGTACAAATAAACTATTACTGCCGGGATTTTTCAACGCCCACACCCATTCCCCAGAGATGTGGCAACGGGGAGTAATTCGACCTTTACCTTTAGAATTATGGTTAGGGGAACTCTATGACTTTACCCCTCTTGATCCAGAACAAATATATCTGAGCGCCCTGGGAACAGCAACAGAAACCTTACTTTCTGGGGGTACGAGTGTCGTAGATCATTTGGTATTAATTCCGGGACAAGAATTAGAAACTATCGCTACCACCGTTCGCGCTTACACAGAAGTGGGGATTCGCGCCTTTGTAGCCCCATTAATTCAAGATGAATCCCTCACAGCGGGGATACCATCAGGGGAATCTACCCAAACTCATCAACCGTTTTTTCGCTCAACTGCGGCCACATTAGAAATTATAGAAGAAGCGGTGAGACAATTTCATCGTCCCGATGAGGGTGTGAGTATTTTAGTTGCACCCACAGGGATACAATTGTGTACAGATGCTTTATTTACCGGATGCATTGAATTAAGCGATCGCTATAATCTGTGTCGTCACTCCCATCTACTCGAAACCAAAGCTCAAGAAAAACTCGCTCAACAAAAATACGGTTGTACTGCAGTCGAACATCTTAAACGAATTGGGTATTTAGGCGATCGCACAACACTAGCCCATTGTGTCTGGTTAAATGATGCTGATATTGCCATTCTTGCCGAAACTCAATCTACAGTCGTTCACAACCCCTTAAGTAATCTACGTTTAGGTAGTGGTATTGCCCCC
The Gloeotrichia echinulata CP02 DNA segment above includes these coding regions:
- a CDS encoding isochorismatase family cysteine hydrolase, which encodes MSQSFRTLGLPPNAWTVNQAYADITRPPQNPQPVILTTDSKTLRLDLAKTAIIVIDMQNDFCHPDGWLAHIGVDVTGARQPIEPLNSLLPELRALGVPVIWVNWGNRPDLLNISAGLHHVYNPTGDDVGLGDPLPSNGAKVLTAGSWGASVVDELEHLPTDIHVDKYRMSGFWDTPLDSILRNLGRTTLFFAGVNADQCVLTTLCDANFLGYDCVLVKDCTATTSPDYCWLATLYNVQQCFGFVTDSQAIFTALQTS
- a CDS encoding amidohydrolase; amino-acid sequence: MNFTIQHVLIASHEGYNTVDVQVVDRKIAAIAPNLDVIGIAIDGTNKLLLPGFFNAHTHSPEMWQRGVIRPLPLELWLGELYDFTPLDPEQIYLSALGTATETLLSGGTSVVDHLVLIPGQELETIATTVRAYTEVGIRAFVAPLIQDESLTAGIPSGESTQTHQPFFRSTAATLEIIEEAVRQFHRPDEGVSILVAPTGIQLCTDALFTGCIELSDRYNLCRHSHLLETKAQEKLAQQKYGCTAVEHLKRIGYLGDRTTLAHCVWLNDADIAILAETQSTVVHNPLSNLRLGSGIAPILKYLQAGVNVTFGCDGASSNDSQDLLEAIKIGSILHNITDLDYQHWITPRKAVEMASLGGAKGLNLSEQLGSLTVGKQADLVLYDLTNLSLLPRTDPIGLLVLGRPSNVVHSAWVNGKQIVADGQITTINVDDLRKELFNRSQWESQRQSPTVAELELHYRTVMGL